Proteins encoded within one genomic window of Brenneria nigrifluens DSM 30175 = ATCC 13028:
- a CDS encoding STY4528 family pathogenicity island replication protein has protein sequence MTTTRIPDDSLISFTLAQMNARMAERINAEKHTGSADVTNLRSGLLYMGNVHDSIPRRLLLDTRLSPLDKTAWIMIRLYAQQNQGAVFPTYDELQLQLASPFNGKASRETVSRVLLMLRLTGWLSLCRRVRDDKGRVRGNIYAQHDEPLSARDAETLDPTWLDTLAAACEHKNRTVNQTAWSVLSDIQHDPTMRHQHSQMAAIVERLGAPQTPQQMANRVPLREPISYGSITEPGNNTPGSDAELSQFKRSSDTELSHETGNEIQSSFSELILESVTYKDSTKPNCNVRNFTHSVNKKTYVPELPAELQRSMAEDDRRQITAQLCALPAEAARQVLDSLVQTMVRGNLNNPTAWLLTVIKRARNGELFTAGKSSHPVKPEAIRSTLRPVPMSTSTQPVCPQAASREYVSGVVAKLRQEMARAKIRK, from the coding sequence ATGACTACAACTCGAATACCTGATGATAGCCTGATCTCCTTTACACTGGCGCAAATGAATGCCCGAATGGCGGAGCGAATAAACGCGGAAAAACACACGGGTAGCGCCGATGTTACGAATCTGCGTAGTGGCCTGCTCTATATGGGCAATGTGCATGATTCCATACCCCGCCGATTATTGTTGGACACGCGTTTATCGCCACTGGATAAAACAGCGTGGATAATGATCCGTCTGTATGCGCAACAGAATCAGGGGGCCGTATTTCCGACTTATGATGAATTACAGTTGCAGCTTGCTTCTCCATTTAACGGCAAAGCATCCCGTGAGACCGTTAGTCGCGTTTTGTTGATGTTACGCCTTACCGGCTGGCTCAGCCTGTGTCGCCGTGTTCGTGATGACAAAGGTCGAGTCCGGGGAAACATCTATGCGCAACACGATGAACCATTATCCGCCCGTGATGCTGAGACATTAGATCCGACCTGGCTTGATACGCTGGCTGCGGCCTGTGAGCATAAAAACCGCACAGTGAATCAAACGGCCTGGTCAGTGCTGTCCGATATCCAACATGACCCGACAATGCGTCATCAGCATTCGCAGATGGCGGCGATTGTTGAACGATTGGGTGCGCCGCAAACGCCACAGCAAATGGCGAACCGAGTGCCCCTCAGGGAGCCTATTTCCTATGGTTCTATAACCGAACCCGGTAATAATACCCCCGGTTCGGATGCCGAACTCAGTCAATTTAAGCGCAGTTCGGATACCGAACTCAGTCATGAAACGGGTAATGAAATACAGAGTTCGTTTTCCGAACTCATTCTGGAATCAGTTACTTACAAGGATTCAACCAAACCGAACTGTAACGTACGTAATTTCACACACAGTGTGAATAAAAAAACGTACGTACCAGAACTACCAGCCGAACTGCAACGCAGCATGGCTGAGGATGATCGCCGGCAGATCACCGCTCAGCTTTGCGCATTGCCTGCTGAGGCTGCCCGGCAAGTGTTGGATAGCCTTGTTCAGACGATGGTCAGAGGAAACCTGAATAACCCGACTGCCTGGCTGCTGACGGTGATAAAACGCGCCCGGAACGGGGAATTGTTCACAGCAGGAAAATCTTCCCACCCGGTTAAACCTGAAGCAATACGTTCGACTCTACGCCCGGTGCCCATGTCAACATCAACGCAACCCGTTTGTCCTCAAGCAGCTTCACGAGAATATGTCAGTGGTGTTGTGGCCAAATTACGTCAGGAAATGGCACGAGCCAAAATTAGAAAATGA
- a CDS encoding DUF2786 domain-containing protein, which translates to MSSSQRQERLVKLVRKLLELARSNSNAHEAGLALARAQKLMEKYGISELDASLSSIQLAPSQGAPSEAKSKLPEWMSSLAWAVCHAFGCRLYFSWRETPSGYRRNVTFYGFSGRPAIAAYAFDVLSRQLKDATSAYLKIQNKRLKLTTRRARAEQFRAGWVLGVRQVITTFRVSEQEHQLMVSWMENQRMGELQTRALKTCRGDDIARRQGYEAGQNARLHHGVQGTGPAALGHRREVQ; encoded by the coding sequence ATGAGCTCTTCACAACGACAAGAACGCCTGGTGAAACTGGTTCGTAAACTTCTTGAGCTGGCTCGTAGCAACAGCAATGCCCATGAGGCTGGTCTGGCGTTGGCCCGGGCGCAAAAACTGATGGAAAAATACGGTATCAGCGAGCTGGATGCGAGTCTTTCATCAATACAGCTGGCCCCAAGTCAGGGGGCGCCGTCAGAGGCTAAGAGCAAGCTCCCCGAGTGGATGTCCAGTCTGGCATGGGCCGTTTGCCATGCCTTTGGGTGCCGCCTGTATTTCTCCTGGCGAGAAACCCCGTCCGGGTATCGCCGTAATGTGACGTTCTATGGCTTTAGCGGACGCCCGGCTATTGCCGCGTATGCGTTTGATGTGCTTAGCCGTCAGTTGAAAGATGCCACTTCAGCCTATTTGAAAATCCAGAACAAGCGTTTGAAACTGACTACGCGCCGTGCGCGAGCGGAGCAGTTTCGGGCCGGATGGGTTCTGGGCGTTCGGCAGGTCATTACAACGTTTCGGGTTTCTGAACAGGAGCACCAGTTGATGGTGTCATGGATGGAAAATCAGAGAATGGGCGAGTTACAAACACGCGCACTCAAGACATGTCGCGGTGACGATATTGCCCGACGGCAGGGGTATGAAGCCGGACAGAATGCCCGTTTGCATCACGGTGTACAGGGAACCGGGCCTGCCGCGCTTGGTCATCGCCGGGAGGTTCAGTGA
- a CDS encoding Abi family protein, producing MQLEDYISAERLKIYADVLKLKPGEELGGYNWNKAIASAMQPLMQCLEVTLRNAIDHSIRHHPMPGAVGHWRTDANWIFDLPRYIGDKVWIRQGKRFKKNARGQIIHRDGKPVYDRTAWEEDCIRKVSKRIRDAGKQPTAERVISGLDFGFWTNFLTSNYNEPRNRSLLWPQLLPEVFPGAPARTGRYILEKKFTRIRDLRNRLAHHEAIWKFQEENPLTGAPDYNRPVYGLNASLQLLRRAWNDMLEALYWLSPGRHSAFLAEGHHIRFETLATQEGLLSFISRKQLANGLNIRRSKEVRRLLRGLSQQKIVRLTNRTRIIAIIGPDFIRM from the coding sequence ATGCAGTTGGAAGATTATATCTCAGCCGAGCGGCTAAAAATTTACGCCGATGTGCTGAAACTTAAGCCTGGTGAAGAGCTGGGAGGATATAACTGGAACAAGGCAATTGCCAGTGCAATGCAGCCACTTATGCAGTGTCTTGAAGTGACGCTGCGCAATGCCATCGATCACAGCATTCGCCATCATCCTATGCCCGGGGCTGTGGGACATTGGCGCACGGATGCCAACTGGATCTTTGATTTGCCCCGTTATATTGGTGATAAGGTCTGGATCCGTCAGGGAAAACGATTTAAGAAAAATGCCCGTGGTCAGATTATTCATCGTGACGGAAAGCCTGTTTATGACAGAACAGCCTGGGAAGAAGATTGCATTCGCAAGGTATCAAAGCGGATCAGAGATGCAGGTAAACAACCCACTGCGGAACGGGTGATTTCTGGACTGGATTTTGGTTTCTGGACCAATTTCCTGACGAGTAATTATAATGAGCCCCGAAACCGTTCGCTGCTGTGGCCTCAGTTGCTACCGGAGGTCTTCCCTGGTGCACCAGCCAGAACGGGACGTTATATTCTGGAAAAAAAATTTACTCGTATCCGTGATCTGCGTAATCGTCTTGCCCACCATGAAGCCATCTGGAAATTTCAGGAAGAAAATCCACTTACCGGCGCGCCAGATTATAACCGACCGGTGTACGGACTGAATGCTTCACTACAACTGCTACGCAGAGCCTGGAACGATATGCTGGAGGCACTGTACTGGCTCAGCCCGGGACGGCATTCCGCATTCCTGGCTGAAGGCCACCATATTCGTTTTGAAACGCTGGCTACTCAGGAGGGGCTGCTTAGTTTCATTAGTCGCAAACAACTGGCGAACGGCCTGAATATCAGACGGAGTAAAGAAGTCAGAAGATTGTTACGGGGGCTCAGCCAGCAAAAGATCGTAAGACTGACAAATCGTACACGTATCATTGCCATTATTGGTCCTGATTTTATCCGTATGTGA
- a CDS encoding PFL_4669 family integrating conjugative element protein, with translation MADTANNSPDTSARGKAGALKSTLTVQLHTQYAILLWEGRQRQKESKKPQIVSMPQVIARAGKINADSDSDNPYADDAMLLLEQAIERGTARLQKAVAELENTLSDLPGQITMSDVYSVSPLNIGVFSRTPLGYRCVWLLVGFDQLAMKAFQAWHYGLISRQKRDDLLSKGGHWVRQVYGVVQQYHSVSVTRDDIRLQTPAGLEAIKRLGEPDADILTGVKRSTFSPPLRNPVTVSADSSSDKGGNA, from the coding sequence ATGGCAGATACAGCAAACAATTCTCCAGACACTTCCGCACGGGGAAAGGCGGGGGCACTGAAGTCGACTTTAACAGTTCAACTGCATACCCAATATGCCATCCTTTTATGGGAAGGCCGTCAACGTCAGAAAGAGTCAAAAAAACCTCAAATAGTTAGCATGCCCCAGGTCATCGCCAGGGCAGGTAAAATCAATGCCGATTCGGATAGTGACAACCCGTACGCCGACGACGCGATGTTGTTATTGGAGCAGGCGATAGAGCGAGGAACCGCACGGTTACAAAAGGCCGTTGCTGAGCTTGAAAACACCTTATCCGATTTGCCGGGTCAGATCACGATGTCCGATGTTTACTCCGTTTCGCCTTTAAATATCGGTGTATTCAGCCGAACTCCCCTGGGTTACCGTTGTGTCTGGCTACTGGTTGGTTTCGATCAGCTTGCGATGAAAGCTTTCCAGGCCTGGCATTACGGTTTGATTTCACGTCAGAAACGCGATGATTTGCTGAGTAAGGGAGGGCACTGGGTTCGGCAGGTATACGGGGTGGTACAACAATATCATTCTGTCAGCGTGACCCGCGATGATATTCGTCTACAAACGCCAGCCGGTCTTGAGGCTATCAAACGGTTAGGTGAACCGGATGCAGATATCTTAACGGGTGTGAAACGTTCAACGTTCTCCCCGCCGTTACGTAATCCTGTCACTGTCTCCGCTGATTCTTCCTCTGATAAAGGAGGCAATGCATGA
- a CDS encoding DUF4160 domain-containing protein: MPTILRVDGFRFYFYSHEPNEPAHVHIDKGNATAKIWLHDGSVARSVGFASHELRVLQRLVAEHQTLLQEAWNAYFAQ, translated from the coding sequence ATGCCGACAATTCTCAGAGTGGACGGTTTTCGCTTTTACTTTTACAGCCATGAACCGAATGAGCCTGCGCATGTCCATATTGATAAGGGTAATGCAACGGCTAAAATATGGTTACATGATGGCAGTGTTGCGCGTAGTGTGGGGTTTGCTTCACATGAACTGCGCGTGCTACAACGTTTGGTCGCTGAACACCAGACACTTTTACAGGAGGCCTGGAATGCTTACTTTGCGCAATGA
- a CDS encoding single-stranded DNA-binding protein: protein MASRGVNKVILVGFLGQDPEIRYLPAGSAVATLSLATSETWRDKQSGEQKEKTEWHRVVLFGKLAEIAGEYLRKGSQVYIEGQLQTRKWQDQSGQDRYSTEVVVSMGGTMQMLGGRSQSANSGQRAQGGWGQPQQPTHSGSAPQQPQSQSGGNEPPIDFEDDIPFLGFGYGIAKSAIHAL, encoded by the coding sequence ATGGCGTCTCGCGGCGTAAATAAAGTCATTCTTGTCGGTTTTCTTGGTCAGGATCCTGAAATCCGTTACCTGCCAGCCGGTAGTGCAGTAGCAACATTGTCACTGGCCACTTCCGAAACCTGGCGTGATAAACAATCTGGTGAGCAGAAGGAAAAAACGGAATGGCACCGTGTTGTGCTGTTCGGCAAACTGGCTGAAATTGCCGGTGAGTACCTGCGTAAAGGGTCACAGGTCTATATCGAAGGCCAGCTCCAGACCCGTAAATGGCAGGATCAGAGTGGTCAGGACCGCTATTCAACCGAAGTCGTGGTCAGTATGGGGGGAACGATGCAGATGTTGGGCGGTCGTTCCCAGTCAGCAAACTCTGGTCAACGTGCTCAGGGAGGATGGGGACAGCCCCAGCAGCCAACGCACAGCGGTTCCGCGCCTCAACAGCCTCAATCCCAATCAGGAGGAAATGAGCCTCCGATTGATTTTGAAGATGATATTCCGTTCCTTGGGTTTGGTTACGGAATAGCGAAATCAGCTATTCATGCTCTTTGA
- a CDS encoding DNA topoisomerase III, which yields MQLYLCEKPSQGKDIGAILGATQRKQGYLAGPGVIVTWAVGHLLEQAQPETYGEQYGNPWRESVLPIVPTQWKMTVKKDTADQFAVVRSLLKQVDSVVIATDADREGEVIARELLEYCHFTGAVQRLWLSALDEASIRQALANKLPGEKTAALYHAGMARARADWMTGMNLTRLYTLKAREQGYGEVLSIGRVQTPALALVVNRDREIASFVSKPHWQVQAMLQKEGINFPANWVPAANYCDEEKRCIQQNVAQAVLQLCQQTGSALILDLGTERKKESAPLAFDLGTLQQVCSRQWGMSANQVLSIAQSLYETHKATTYPRTDCGYLPTSMREEIPQVFNAITRTDPTLSATVAKLDTGFVSRIWNDKKITAHHGIIPTKQPFDLSKLSADELRVYQLIRQHYLAQFLPFHEVDVTEATFNIGGQLFRTRGKVEIVAGWKALFQHEGSESKENDDDEARLPTLVKGQSCAVAGAELKTLQTKPPAHFTDGTLIAAMKNAAAFVSDPQLKKILKENAGLGTEATRAAILETLFKRGYLEKKGKFLFSTPIAGELIDALPAALTNPGMTALWEQALDEIAQGQMTLETFMSRQAQWTGHLVEKGKTQAVKFTAPPSPPCPVCGGAMRRRAGKKGSGAFWGCINYPTCQGIVNIGTKTNRNGKRYKGKTAAKNKATASE from the coding sequence ATGCAACTCTATCTCTGTGAGAAACCGTCCCAGGGTAAGGATATCGGCGCCATCCTTGGGGCGACCCAACGTAAGCAGGGTTATCTTGCCGGCCCCGGAGTCATTGTTACCTGGGCTGTAGGGCATCTATTAGAGCAGGCTCAACCTGAGACCTACGGTGAACAGTACGGCAACCCATGGCGCGAGTCCGTACTGCCCATCGTGCCGACGCAGTGGAAAATGACCGTTAAAAAAGATACGGCGGATCAGTTTGCCGTTGTCAGGTCACTTCTGAAGCAAGTGGACTCCGTGGTCATCGCCACTGATGCCGATCGGGAAGGCGAGGTCATCGCCCGCGAGCTGCTGGAGTATTGTCACTTTACGGGGGCCGTACAGCGGCTCTGGTTATCCGCGCTGGATGAGGCGAGTATTCGCCAGGCACTGGCGAATAAGCTGCCTGGTGAAAAGACGGCGGCGCTTTACCATGCCGGCATGGCGCGAGCGCGGGCTGACTGGATGACGGGAATGAACCTGACCCGGCTTTATACCCTGAAAGCCCGGGAACAAGGGTATGGCGAGGTCTTGTCGATCGGCCGGGTGCAGACGCCCGCGTTGGCGCTGGTCGTGAACCGTGACCGTGAAATTGCCAGTTTTGTGTCAAAACCGCACTGGCAGGTACAGGCTATGTTGCAGAAGGAGGGGATCAATTTCCCTGCCAACTGGGTGCCCGCCGCCAACTACTGTGACGAGGAGAAACGCTGTATTCAGCAAAATGTGGCGCAGGCCGTGCTGCAACTTTGCCAGCAAACGGGTAGCGCCCTGATTCTTGATCTGGGGACGGAACGCAAGAAAGAGTCTGCCCCTCTGGCCTTTGATCTGGGTACACTGCAGCAGGTCTGCTCTCGCCAATGGGGAATGAGCGCAAACCAGGTATTGAGCATTGCTCAATCGTTGTATGAAACCCACAAAGCGACAACCTATCCCCGCACCGATTGCGGTTATCTGCCGACGTCAATGCGTGAAGAAATCCCACAGGTTTTCAATGCCATTACGCGAACGGATCCCACACTGAGTGCGACAGTGGCTAAACTCGATACAGGTTTCGTTTCACGGATCTGGAACGATAAGAAAATCACCGCTCACCACGGTATTATTCCTACAAAACAGCCGTTCGACCTGAGTAAGTTGTCTGCCGATGAGCTCAGGGTCTACCAACTGATACGCCAGCATTACCTGGCACAGTTCCTGCCGTTCCATGAAGTCGATGTAACTGAAGCAACCTTCAATATTGGCGGCCAACTGTTTCGTACCCGCGGTAAGGTTGAGATCGTAGCAGGCTGGAAAGCGTTGTTTCAGCATGAAGGCAGTGAATCGAAGGAGAATGACGATGATGAGGCCCGTCTCCCGACACTTGTTAAAGGACAGTCCTGTGCCGTAGCCGGCGCTGAACTTAAAACCCTGCAAACAAAGCCGCCGGCGCACTTCACTGATGGAACGTTGATTGCGGCGATGAAAAATGCAGCTGCATTCGTCAGCGATCCTCAACTTAAGAAAATTTTGAAAGAGAATGCCGGATTGGGAACTGAAGCGACGCGAGCCGCTATCCTGGAAACGCTATTCAAGCGGGGATACCTGGAGAAAAAAGGAAAATTCTTGTTCTCCACACCGATTGCCGGCGAGTTGATTGATGCCCTGCCGGCGGCGCTGACAAATCCGGGTATGACGGCGCTATGGGAACAGGCGTTGGATGAGATTGCCCAGGGGCAGATGACGCTGGAAACGTTTATGTCGCGGCAGGCACAGTGGACGGGGCATCTGGTCGAGAAAGGTAAAACGCAGGCGGTGAAGTTCACTGCGCCGCCATCTCCTCCTTGCCCTGTCTGTGGCGGAGCGATGCGCCGGCGTGCGGGCAAGAAAGGCAGTGGCGCTTTTTGGGGATGTATCAATTACCCAACCTGCCAGGGTATTGTCAATATTGGGACTAAAACCAACCGTAACGGTAAACGATATAAAGGGAAAACAGCGGCTAAAAATAAAGCAACCGCATCGGAGTAA
- a CDS encoding STY4534 family ICE replication protein, which translates to MSQAQNTSNKTEYFNLTIKGMGYLSNVRQVNGSNGTFISCVINGLSGPTDNASYTRFDVTVAGKEASSLINRCQKSVDEDKKVLIGFVLSNLKTDIFTLNSGEHAGEQRVSLKARLIKVDWIKIGQEKVYQAEKSDSTPPQQGSAQQQYAENSF; encoded by the coding sequence ATGTCTCAAGCGCAAAACACGTCCAACAAAACTGAATATTTCAACCTGACCATTAAAGGAATGGGGTATCTCAGCAATGTTCGCCAGGTCAATGGTTCTAACGGCACCTTTATCAGCTGTGTCATCAACGGACTTTCTGGTCCGACCGATAACGCCAGTTATACGCGTTTCGATGTCACGGTCGCCGGTAAAGAAGCCAGCAGCCTAATCAATCGTTGTCAAAAGTCGGTTGATGAAGACAAAAAAGTCCTGATTGGGTTTGTGCTCAGCAACCTGAAAACGGACATTTTTACGCTCAACAGCGGTGAACATGCCGGTGAACAACGTGTCAGTCTGAAAGCCCGCCTGATCAAGGTCGATTGGATCAAAATCGGCCAGGAGAAGGTTTATCAGGCTGAGAAATCTGACTCCACGCCGCCTCAGCAAGGTTCTGCTCAGCAACAATACGCAGAAAACTCCTTCTGA
- a CDS encoding DUF2857 domain-containing protein, producing MSNSLSQATNSLLTQLVMELKSGYIRRCESLGLTTEEMQLLHGLTVEDLHYLLNSPVSVLTFQIHHENFSLMLQHARREQQRMQRIDRALALGGSIEMMQHYFGLTTVEVAARRRMTGISIRQGRCAALSDEENATLWRQWQKSGIDDPSSADGLDVMMLAAEQMDVSLTAVWHAVRGFDVPHTNTAKKAIQAVRNRAERGTVRRPA from the coding sequence ATGAGTAACAGCTTATCTCAGGCGACCAACAGCTTGTTAACGCAGTTGGTTATGGAGTTGAAGTCCGGCTATATACGCCGTTGTGAGTCTCTGGGACTGACCACAGAGGAAATGCAACTGCTGCATGGTTTAACTGTTGAAGATCTGCATTATCTGCTGAACAGCCCAGTATCGGTACTGACATTTCAAATCCACCATGAAAACTTCTCATTGATGCTGCAGCATGCGCGTCGCGAGCAACAACGCATGCAACGTATTGACCGTGCCCTGGCGCTGGGTGGTTCTATTGAGATGATGCAGCACTATTTTGGGTTGACGACGGTTGAAGTCGCCGCGCGTCGGCGTATGACCGGTATCAGTATCCGCCAGGGGCGTTGCGCCGCACTCAGTGATGAAGAAAATGCGACGCTGTGGCGCCAGTGGCAAAAGTCAGGCATTGACGATCCCTCAAGCGCGGATGGTCTGGATGTCATGATGCTGGCCGCCGAGCAAATGGATGTGTCACTCACGGCTGTGTGGCACGCGGTACGCGGCTTCGATGTGCCTCATACCAACACGGCCAAAAAAGCCATTCAGGCGGTTCGTAATCGTGCCGAGAGAGGAACGGTGAGGAGGCCGGCATGA